One Triticum dicoccoides isolate Atlit2015 ecotype Zavitan chromosome 4B, WEW_v2.0, whole genome shotgun sequence genomic window carries:
- the LOC119294217 gene encoding KHG/KDPG aldolase-like, which produces MLVIAAAQLPLPGSQSRRRDPPRPPKALAAILRSRVIACLRAQDGETAISAAHAAVRGVVSVLEIVMSTPGVLEVVEDLRRSYPSLTFGVGTVLNADDARKAIRAGAQFLMSPGTVMEILNDLDGSEVLYIPGVLTPTEVISACNAGAKVVKLYPASVMGGEMYMSALKKPFPLVPMVASQGITIGSIKSYMEAGASGVVLSDAIFDKELMRERNFIGISALANQATLQASRCGR; this is translated from the exons ATGCTCGTTATCGCCGCCGCACAGCTGCCTCTTCCCGGCTCGCAGTCTCGCCGGCGAGACCCGCCGCGGCCACCGAAAGCGCTCGCCGCCATACTGCGCTCGCGCGTCATCGCCTGCCTCCGCGCGCAAGA TGGCGAGACGGCGAT tagtgcggccCACGCGGCCGTTCGCGGCGTCGTCTCGGTG CTAGAAATCGTGATGTCCACTCCTGGAGTGCTAGAG GTTGTTGAGGATCTTCGTAGGAGTTACCCTTCCTTGACATTTGGG GTTGGTACGGTCCTCAATGCTGATGATGCAAGGAAAGCCATTAGAGCTGGTGCACAGTTTCTCATGAGCCCTGGCACAGTCATG GAAATACTTAATGATCTTGATGGAAGTGAAGTTCTGTATATTCCAGGAGTGCTGACACCAACTGAG GTTATATCTGCTTGCAATGCTGGTGCTAAAGTCGTTAAG CTGTACCCAGCTTCGGTGATGGGTGGAGAGATGTACATGTCTGCTCTAAAGAAACCATTTCCTCTTGTACCAATGGTTGCTTCGCAAGGAATTACCATAG GTTCGATCAAGTCGTACATGGAGGCAGGGGCATCTGGGGTGGTGCTGTCCGATGCTATCTTCGACAAAGAGTTGATGAGAGAAAGGAATTTCATTGGAATTTCAGCACTCGCAAACCAGGCCACTTTGCAGGCATCACGGTGTGGAAGATGA